A DNA window from Fusobacterium mortiferum ATCC 9817 contains the following coding sequences:
- the rpmE gene encoding 50S ribosomal protein L31 — protein MKNGIHPQYNVVTVECTCGEKFETRSTYAKGSELKVAVCSKCHPFYTGKAKFIDAAGRVDKFNKKYSINK, from the coding sequence ATGAAAAACGGAATTCATCCACAATATAATGTTGTAACTGTTGAGTGTACTTGTGGAGAAAAATTTGAAACAAGATCAACATATGCTAAAGGAAGCGAACTTAAAGTAGCTGTATGTTCAAAATGCCACCCATTCTATACTGGAAAGGCTAAATTCATCGATGCTGCTGGAAGAGTTGACAAATTCAACAAAAAATATAGCATTAACAAATAG
- a CDS encoding ribonuclease H family protein: protein MVAKKFYAYFLEKENISGIVETWDECKTLVNGKKARYKSFPTRKECETWLGAGANYEKKAEIKKEIQENLPMGIYFDAGTGRGIGVETRITDEKGNSLTHFNSYGYIPNEFGNIHLGKEKTNNFGELLGLLLAIDIATKGNYKHIYGDSNLVLYFWSKGIFKKDNLPSETIELILKVVEARKKFELSGGSVEYVSGDYNPADLGFHK from the coding sequence ATTGTGGCAAAAAAATTTTATGCATACTTTTTAGAAAAAGAAAATATTTCTGGTATTGTAGAAACTTGGGACGAATGTAAAACTTTAGTCAACGGAAAAAAAGCTAGATATAAATCATTTCCCACAAGAAAAGAGTGTGAAACTTGGCTAGGTGCAGGGGCTAACTATGAAAAAAAAGCTGAGATAAAAAAGGAAATTCAAGAAAATCTTCCAATGGGAATATATTTTGATGCAGGAACTGGTAGAGGAATAGGAGTTGAAACCAGAATTACTGATGAGAAAGGAAACTCTCTTACTCACTTTAATTCCTATGGTTATATTCCAAATGAATTTGGAAATATTCACTTAGGAAAGGAAAAAACAAATAATTTTGGAGAGTTACTTGGACTTTTATTAGCTATTGATATTGCTACTAAAGGAAATTATAAACATATTTATGGGGATAGTAACTTAGTTCTATATTTTTGGTCTAAAGGGATTTTCAAAAAAGATAATCTCCCTTCTGAAACTATTGAATTAATTTTAAAAGTGGTGGAGGCTAGAAAAAAATTTGAACTTTCTGGCGGAAGTGTAGAATATGTATCTGGAGATTATAATCCAGCTGATTTAGGATTTCATAAATAA